A region from the Tachyglossus aculeatus isolate mTacAcu1 chromosome 5, mTacAcu1.pri, whole genome shotgun sequence genome encodes:
- the FBXO2 gene encoding F-box only protein 2, translated as MEEELDIESPNQVEVGMESLPEPALIRILASVPAGELVLVCRLVCLQWKALVDGAALWVLKCQQEGLAGKEQAEEEKDNWQAFYFLSKRKRNLLKNVCGEEEFESWGEMEHGGDGWKVEELPGDNGSEFSDDSVKKYFVTSYEWCRKTQVIDLRAEGYWEELMDTTQPDIIVKDWYSSRSDAGCLYELCVKLLSEHEDVLMEYKSGTVAVPQDDASWKEISHTFSNYGPGVRFIRFEHGGQDTVFWKGWFGVRVTNSSVMVEP; from the exons ATGGAAGAAGAGCTCGACATAG AGAGCCCCAACCAGGTGGAGGTGGGCATGGAGTCACTGCCCGAACCCGCCCTGATCAGGATCCTGGCATCCGTGCCTGCGGGCGAGTTGGTTCTGGTGTGCCGGCTGGTGTGCCTGCAGTGGAAGGCCTTGGTGGATGGGGCGGCTCTCTGGGTCCTCAAGTGCCAACAGGAGGGGCTGGCTGGCAAGGAGcaggctgaggaggagaaggacaactGGCAGGCCTTCTACTTCCTgagcaagaggaagaggaacCTACTCAAGAATGTTTGTGGAGAAG AAGAGTTTGAGTCCTGGGGAGAGATGGAGCACGGTGGGGACGGTTGGAAGGTGGAGGAACTCCCTGGGGACAACGGTTCTGAGTTCTCTGATGACAGCGTCAAAAAATACTTTGTCACATCCTATGA ATGGTGTCGCAAAACTCAGGTTATTGATCTGCGGGCTGAGGGCTACTGGGAGGAGTTGATGGACACCACTCAGCCTGACATAATAGTGAAGGACTG GTACTCGTCCCGGAGCGATGCGGGCTGCCTGTATGAGCTGTGCGTGAAGCTGCTGTCGGAGCATGAGGACGTCTTGATGGAGTACAAGAGTGGCACGGTGGCTGTACCTCAGGATGATGCCAGCTGGAAGGAG ATTTCTCACACCTTCTCCAACTATGGGCCCGGGGTGCGTTTCATCCGTTTCGAGCATGGTGGCCAGGACACTGTCTTCTGGAAGGGCTGGTTTGGGGTGCGGGTGACCAACAGCAGCGTGATGGTGGAGCCCTAG